tgggagggagggaggttATTGAAGTACTATCACCTAAGACGTAAGAGAAaggcacacaaacgcacacacacacacacatatatatatatatatacatatatatatacgaGACTAACACACTTAGAAcgaggccgcggcagcgcgtcttTTCATCCCCGACCGAGGGAGAGAGTGATGGTGTGGGCAGAGCAACGCATGCCACCATTAGCACCGCCAACCACAACCTCGACACatcgacacgcacacacacacacacacacacacacacacacgcacaacacgGGATCGATCCTGCATCCCTTCACCCGGAGGCGCCTGACGCGCGTACTCTGAGCTTCCCATACGCTCGCTCGTTTCGCTGTTTGGTGTGCCTACAGACCCATCTGGCGCATGGAAGGGAAGCCGAGCATCTCGCCGTGGCCGTACAGGCTGGTTTTGTTCGAGAACATCTTCTCGTACACCCTCTTCACATCCGCCGCGTTGACAGAGTTGATGGCGTCGACAACTTCTTCCACCGATGTGGCTAGGGTCGAGTCGCTATCCACGGCGAGGCAGGTTCCGAGGTAGTCGCAGTAGTCGCGGATGGTGTCGACCGTCTGCACCATGAACTGTGTTTTCGCCATTTTCTTCGCCACGGACAGCATCGAGTCCGCGACAGAGGCCTGGCTCGCTCGCACCATCTTCACAGCGTCCGTCACcatgcgcaccgctgcctgcgGCTCTGCCTTCGCCGTGAAGCCGATCAGGCCAGCCGTTTGGTAGGGGTTGTAGAAGGCGCGTAGGCCCGTGTGCTCGTGCATTTCATCCggggcgccgcagcgcatgcaGCCGCTGAACCCGATGTCCATCAGCGCCCCCACGACCATTGAGGCGGCGTGGTCCTTCACCATCTTCCTGTCCTTGCCGTAGGCGAGCcagccgacggcgatgatggaCTCCGGGTCCATGTCCGGCTTCGTGCCCATCACCTTGGGGCGGTCCTCGTGGTCGTGGCGCTCGCCCCCAGTGTACTGAGAGGCCTCATCCTTCCAGTTCACCACGCACGGCTGCGCGCGGGCGTGGTgcggcgcggaggcggagtGTGGGAACGGGGTGTTCTCATACTCGGCAATCAGCGCGGCGTGATCGACGTtgacgccggcgacgacgacgcgcgaCGGCACGATGTAGCGGCTGTACTGCTCCAGCAGTACGCTGCTCGAAATGATGCTGTTGCTCATCGCCGGCACGAAGCGAGGGTTGCCGAGCGGCTCACGGTAGAAGGCAACCGTCTCCAGCATCTGCTTCGCGTACTCGGCCGGGCATTGCCAGCGGAGCTCCTCGACCTGGTTGTCAATGGTGTCACGGAAGCGCTCCACATCCGGCTCGTGGAAGCGTGGCGCTGCGATGCAGGTAAAGATGTTGTCCTGCACCAGATTCAACGAGAACTGCTGCTCCGCTTGCTTCTggttctgcagctgccgccgctgtgaaAACGATGACGTCGACGCAGCGCTCTTCCATTTGTCGGCGCGGGCGTCGATGCGAATGCCAATGTAGTGCTTGTGCTTCTCGAAGTGCGActgggcggcgccgacacTGCGAATGTTGCGGTCAAGCTGGAACAGAGAATTATTGTAGTTGCTCGTCGTCAGGGCAAGGTGCATCATGGCTCCCGCGCCCGGCGCGCTCGGTGGGTCGTACGCGGGGCCGGCGAGTATGTAGGCACCAACGGACACCGACGGTCCACCGAGGTTGTGCGTGATGACGCGCGCGCCGTTGTGCAGCTTCGTGATCTCCACCTTCCCGGGAGCAACCGGGGCAGGATTCGACGAGGGGCCAGGCGGCAGGCGAGAGGTTCCGCCAAACGGTTGGGTCAGGGGGGTCTGACCAAACTTGTACTCGTAGATGCTGCGAGCCTGCCCAGCGCAGGCTGCGGTGGCCGACACCGGGGCCGGAGCGACTACACGGCGGAGCATGAgccggggtggggtggggtgggttCTACTTATGATATGGATGAagggaggcacacacacacacacacacacacacgtgaaaCACGTACGGCAGCTCACAATCACAGGCGGACACTTGGAGATACGCAAGGGAGGAGTACCGCTActgctgtttctctctcctgcttTGCTAAAGAAAGCCGGTTCTTCTTGTGCCTACTAGacatacgcacacgtgcgcgcgcgcgcgtgtgcgtgtgtgggtgtgggtggatgggtggggtggggtggagggaCGTGCGCCAACCAAGAGGAAGTGGAGGAGGCAAaaacagagagggagggggagagagtCGAAGGCACCGCCAAgaggatggggagggaggaggacagtatgaggagggggcggagggcgCAGTCACCGACGCAGGTGTGCCGCCCAGCTCAATcatgggggggggacagAGAAGTGGACCTTCGAAAGACGTGCGCTGTGCACGTGTCCCTTCTTCTCTTGCCTTCTGCTTGTTGTATTTTTCGGTGGTTGGCGTCCATCTTCATGGGGTGGGTTCATGTTGTGCACTGTTGCCCCTTTTCCCgcgtacgcacacacagacatctGCATACCTCTCTTcgaaaacagcaacaacaccaaaggagacgcacgcacgcgcgaggGCGCATGTGTCTGGGgcctctccccacccctgccaGCAGGGTACGCGCCGCTGTTGATGTGAGTATGCCTTCGTGCTTGTGCGAACGAGGCggaagcaaaaaaaaaatgaagcGGTTAGCTTGatagcagcggcagcagcaggagttGAGATCGCCAGTACCGAGCACgaagggtgggtgggtaggtAGCGGTGGTGTGGGGCTGTAGGGCTTCGGTTGTGAGAAAGGCCCCCACCGAGCCGCTGCAAGAGAAACGATAGtagaagggaggggggcgtaGGAGACGATGGATGTGGGATTCTTCGCCGACAGCCTCCGCTGCAGGGCGCTTGTCCTTcacctgtgtgcgtgtgtgccgggTATGTGAGTCgccgtgcatgcgtgtgcccctctcgcgctgctgctgcggtggtggaggtCGTGGCCCCTCTTTTCTCCAACTGTCATTCGCCCGTAAGTACCGCCATCCTCTCACCGTTCTCCTTTCCTCTATGCTGCCGAGGAGCTCGCGGATGTGTGCACTCGCCTTGTGTGTTGCGAGAATACGAGGGAAGAACGACGGTATGatgagagcgagagcgagaggggagggggggggatgtgtgcgtgtgtgtgtgtgtgagggggcTCTCTGTTTAAAGGTCGTTTCACGGTCTTCGTCCAAGCGCGGACTGAAGATTCgagtgtacgtgtgcgccgatgtgtgcgtgcgtgtgtgggagggaaggggaggggagggggaggttGGCACCGTTGTCGCAGGTGACAAAGTACGCGTGCGTTGGTGGCCGCACAAGCGATACAACCAAAAAAATTGACAAGAGTGATAGCGCCGAGGCCGAAGAAAGcaaagagaagaggtggTCCCCCTCCCGAagagcgcgcggcggcgacgggggggagggagggaggtaggggggaggaagagagagagaggcggtaGTTGGGgttggggtggggtggggtgagtGTGCGGGCAGCAGAGACGGTATTTAGGCGTATGTATGTATAGGGGATGGTGCGTGAAGATATGGTTCTCAGTGGGTAGATggggcgcacgtgcgcgcgcgtggagGGTTGGTAGGAGGTGAGGCGTGCTCGCGCAGTCACCGCATACGCTCACCAgcaagagaaaaggaaagaaacacgttcctctctctccccttccgacttgtcctccagcgtctcgcgagtgcgcgcgcatgcgtttCTGCTAGACAAGagtgaaggagagagagagagagacgtccGATGTCTTGATGGCGAGGGAGGGCtgagtggtggtggttggtGAGTGGAGGGAGCGAACTAAAGGAGGAACACTGTGCGGGTTTGGGCGTGTcacctgtgtgtgcgtgcgtgtgtgcaggtgcgtcTGTATGTTGACCTGTTCACTTAGTGATGGATCGAGTATGCAGGTGTGAGGCACACCGTAcccacaggcgcacacgcaacacGCTTCGTTCCCTGTCTCCTCCACACCACTCCGCCACCTCCCTCGACCCCTGCGCGCAGGCGTTGTGATGCCGACACCCCCAGTGTAGTGCTGTGAAAGCGTGCCTCCGCACCTCTAACGTATACGGTGACTTCTTCAATGATGGTGGGACGAGTGGATGTGAGCGTGATGGTGTTCGCGCCACTGCACGTGCGGGCTTGCGCCGGCgctacccccctcccctcccttcctcccgcCTGTGTGTCACCGACAGGTAATGCACCTGcacgtgtgtttgtgtgtgctgtgtgtACGTAGGGGTGCAcctgtgagtgtgtgtgctgtgtgtgtaagCGTGTGTCATTGCAGTTATGATGAGTGCCCATGGAGAAAGCAGAGTACGCTTGCCCGGTGCGAGTGTCGGTGCGGCAGGCGTCGGCACGATGGCGAAAAAACGTCAGCCACGACGACACCATCGGCTGCATCCACGGCATcattcgtgtgtgtgcttgtgcgcgtgaGCGGGTCACTGTACAATCGAAAGTCGATTGTCGGAGAGATGGATCtgtagagagagaaaaggagggatGCGGAAGGGGTTCACCAAGGCGCTCGCACTCTCTCAAACTCCGTCCTGCagccttcctcccctccccaccaccaccacctcctcctcctccttctcctccactgGAGTACACATGAacccactcacccacccccacacacgcccacacacgaGAAATGGGAAGCACAACGACATTACGTTAAGAAGAGCTTCATCACGGCGAACCATAACATTATAAagacgagagaa
This genomic interval from Leishmania major strain Friedlin complete genome, chromosome 13 contains the following:
- a CDS encoding metallo-peptidase, Clan ME, Family M16; this translates as MLRRVVAPAPVSATAACAGQARSIYEYKFGQTPLTQPFGGTSRLPPGPSSNPAPVAPGKVEITKLHNGARVITHNLGGPSVSVGAYILAGPAYDPPSAPGAGAMMHLALTTSNYNNSLFQLDRNIRSVGAAQSHFEKHKHYIGIRIDARADKWKSAASTSSFSQRRQLQNQKQAEQQFSLNLVQDNIFTCIAAPRFHEPDVERFRDTIDNQVEELRWQCPAEYAKQMLETVAFYREPLGNPRFVPAMSNSIISSSVLLEQYSRYIVPSRVVVAGVNVDHAALIAEYENTPFPHSASAPHHARAQPCVVNWKDEASQYTGGERHDHEDRPKVMGTKPDMDPESIIAVGWLAYGKDRKMVKDHAASMVVGALMDIGFSGCMRCGAPDEMHEHTGLRAFYNPYQTAGLIGFTAKAEPQAAVRMVTDAVKMVRASQASVADSMLSVAKKMAKTQFMVQTVDTIRDYCDYLGTCLAVDSDSTLATSVEEVVDAINSVNAADVKRVYEKMFSNKTSLYGHGEMLGFPSMRQMGL